A genomic segment from Lutzomyia longipalpis isolate SR_M1_2022 chromosome 3, ASM2433408v1 encodes:
- the LOC129792369 gene encoding anoctamin-8 isoform X5, whose amino-acid sequence MSGGRGEEHENLMGDADDGGCEEYVDDPAGPASGLRRRKGKIMSCAKETIENASRLIRRRVPCAGHLMTPRRLWLNKIPAQCDVVIEFPEDAPDEVLRWLLARIRSPTPNGLGLSAHVRAHDSTKRTAFYLSAPISILFRAAEEARLPKRLKSDLGGALRDFTTREKHCFAQAKVPSSGEGDDGGGTLFTSQERQWLVLQILQGLRAGIGDLEALQGKAAVAEGQSIIAAWQESGLITQVFPLHETTALTQLQSSWVRNIFAPQPLVTRNSSLLDDIAEYFGVKVALYFAWLGHYTCALGVPAVFGTLMWAGLYGRNQTAQDIGHVLFSLFNVAWASLYLEAWRRYSTELAFRWGTLSTPPELLEPPRPLYKGPLVESPVTGRLEPKEAPAWQRRAFRYLVSFPIIGLCLVLVFVVMFIMLRFQDWLDEHLPDADVWKCICMAPQDWWDGKLPEKGFLSCLSVIPKVLLAGAITLMDEAYFKLAVWLNDRENYRLQSKYENHLIAKVALFQFVNSFLSLFYIAFYLCDQDKLKEQLAGLLISRQIIGNLRESAWPYVVEQWKLAKLSFNLWGALSPTQETKTKPEDTTKPDEKSSEAGKRSIGQAEIESSLYKYDGTFSDHLEMLVQMGYVVLFSAAFPLAGLCALANNIMEIRSDAFKLAHVHQRPFGQRVANIGTWQNALSLLGLAAVIVNCALIGLSGQVSRLWPGLTSTQTVILIVALEHMMLGLRSALTWLLPELPSWLAAEIARAEHCRREMQCKGTSPRATPPSPSSTSISHPDQEENTPDPLLEQSSQEVEDIVFEPEDPNLLFRNGAPRSVTPDSPISQTSTVLIRPLLDSSTNTSGSSIQNIPSEMATGGPSASPTTKTASQPIQIPEIPPFRKPSTSSLSQTPPQRFSVSDVKSSPTKIPEIPPFKPRKSAEMTPPATATSTSGESPHVGVPDWARRLKVAETSPIHRSTDCIAAKELHPGTDSPEQVLKNAPSWSSVAVRTSVSSVGDVVASSSTVSSSPASGTVPKKLSGTATEEEVKAAELAAKKSRLKQSLVKRARSVAIFSLKLKERRAREAEKAAQAAVEHAKVVAQVTNPPIGGELSFMPIEQLIQVDDVVKHRNSQSGSGTV is encoded by the exons CTTCCAGACTTATTCGTCGACGAGTGCCTTGTGCAGGACACCTGATGACGCCGCGACGTCTCTGGCTCAACAAGATTCCCGCCCAGTGCGATGTTGTGATTGAGTTTCCCGAAGATGCACCCGATGAGGTGCTTCGCTGGCTCCTGGCACGCATCCGTTCACCCACACCCAATGGTCTGGGTCTCTCAGCCCACGTGCGAGCACACGACAGTACAAAACGCACCGCATTCTACCTAAGCGCCCCCATTAGCAT ACTCTTCCGGGCGGCGGAGGAGGCTCGCCTACCGAAGCGACTAAAGAGTGACTTGGGTGGGGCCTTGCGTGACTTCACGACCCGCGAAAAGCACTGCTTTGCCCAGGCGAAAGTTCCATCCAGTGGCGAGGGTGACGATGGCGGGGGTACACTTTTCACATCCCAAGAGCGTCAGTGGCTCGTACTGCAG aTACTGCAAGGCCTACGAGCGGGAATTGGGGATTTGGAAGCGCTGCAAGGAAAAGCGGCGGTGGCGGAGGGACAGAGCATAATTGCTGCATGGCAAGAATCTGGTCTCATTACCCAAGTATTTCCACTCCATGAAACAACCGCCTTAACCCAATTGCAATCCAGTTGGGTACGTAATATTTTTGCACCACAGCCATTAG TCACGAGGAATTCCTCCCTTCTAGACGACATTGCAGAGTATTTTGGCGTGAAGGTGGCCCTCTACTTTGCCTGGTTGGGTCATTACACGTGCGCTTTGGGTGTTCCCGCCGTTTTTGGCACACTCATGTGGGCCGGGCTGTATGGACGCAATCAGACAGCCCAGGATATTGGTCATGTACTCTTCTCACTCTTCAACGTTGCCTGGGCATCGCTCTACTTGGAGGCATGGCGGAGGTATTCGACAGAGTTAGCTTTCCGCTGGGGCACCTTGTCCACCCCTCCTGAACTTCTTGAGCCTCCACGGCCGCTctataaa gGACCACTCGTGGAGAGCCCGGTTACAGGCCGTTTGGAGCCAAAGGAAGCTCCTGCATGGCAACGACGAGCCTTCCGGTATCTGGTTAGTTTCCCCATCATTGGCCTCTGCTTGGTCCTCGTCTTTGTCGTCATGTTCATAATGCTTCGGTTCCAG GATTGGCTAGATGAGCATCTTCCAGACGCTGATGTTTGGAAATGCATTTGCATGGCACCTCAG GATTGGTGGGACGGGAAGCTGCCTGAAAAAGGTTTCTTGAGCTGCCTAAGTGTGATCCCAAAAGTTCTCCTTGCCGGTGCTATCACCCTAATGGATGAGGCTTACTTCAAGCTAGCTGTGTGGCTCAATGATCGAG AAAATTATCGTCTTCAGTCCAAGTATGAGAATCATCTTATTGCCAAGGTGGCTCTCTTCCAGTTTGTCAACTCCTTCCTCTCACTCTTCTACATTGCATTCTACCTATGTGATCAGGATAAGCTTAAAGAGCAACTAGCTGGATTACTGATCTCACGGCAGATCATTGGAAATCTGAGAGAATCCGCTTGGCCGTATGTTGTTGAACAGTGGAAGCTGGCAAAGCTCAGCTTTAACCTCTGGGGTGCTCTGAGTCCAACGCAGGAAACTAAAACAAAGCCCGAAGATACAACTAAGCCTGATGAGAAAAGTTCCGAAGCAGGGAAAAGGAGTATCGGTCAGGCGGAAATTGAGAGTTCACTCTACAAATACGATGGGACATTTTCAGATCATCTAGAGATGCTCGTTCAAATGGGCTATGTGGTACTCTTTTCAGCTGCCTTTCCCCTTGCAGGGCTCTGTGCCCTGGCCAACAATATAATGGAAATCCGTTCGGATGCCTTTAAGCTCGCCCACGTTCACCAGAGACCTTTTGGGCAGCGTGTTGCAAATATCGGCACGTGGCAGAATGCTCTGAGTCTGCTGGGTTTAGCAGCTGTTATCGTTAACTGTGCCCTCATTGGGCTATCTGGTCAAGTGTCTCGCCTATGGCCGGGACTCACTTCCACACAGACGGTAATCTTGATTGTGGCACTAGAGCACATGATGCTGGGACTCAGATCTGCTCTAACATGGCTCCTACCTGAACTCCCGTCGTGGTTGGCAGCAGAAATTGCAAGAGCAGAACACTGTCGCAGGGAGATGCAGTGCAAGGGCACATCACCAAGAGCAACTCCACCGTCCCCATCTTCAACGTCCATTTCGCATCCTGATCAAGAGGAAAACACCCCTGATCCTCTACTTGAGCAATCCAGTCAGGAAGTGGAAGATATTGTCTTTGAACCCGAAGATCCCAATCTACTCTTCAGGAATGGCGCACCAAGATCTGTTACACCAGATTCGCCAATTTCCcag ACTAGTACAGTTCTCATTCGACCCCTCTTAGATAGTTCAACAAACACAAGTGGTTCATCCATTCAGAACATACCATCGGAGATGGCGACAGGTGGCCCTAG TGCTTCTCCAACAACGAAGACTGCATCACAGCCAATTCAGATTCCAGAAATACCACCATTCAGGAAACCATCAACATCTTCCCTATCTCAGACACCTCCACAGCGTTTCTCAGTCTCGGATGTGAAATCCTCTCCGACGAAAATCCCAGAGATTCCACCATTTAAACCGCGGAAATCCGCCGAAATGACACCACCTGCCACGGCAACCAGCACATCAGGTGAAAGCCCACATGTTGGTGTTCCCGATTGGGCTAGACGCCTCAAAGTGGCTGAAACGTCTCCCATTCACCGGAGTACAGACTGCATTGCAGCCAAAGAACTACATCCGGGTACAGATTCCCCGGAACAAGTCCTAAAGAACGCCCCCTCGTGGAGTTCTGTGGCTGTACGAACTAGTGTAAGCAGTGTTGGTGATGTTGTGGCTAGTTCCAGTACAGTAAGTTCATCTCCAGCAAGTGGTACCGTGCCCAAGAAACTCTCCGGCACGGCGACTGAAGAAGAGGTCAAGGCTGCAGAATTGGCTGCCAAAAAGTCCCGCCTTAAGCAGAGTCTAGTCAAAAGGGCTAGATCAGTGGCGATATTCTCACTTAAGCTGAAAGAAAGGCGAGCAAGGGAAGCTGAGAAAGCCGCCCAGGCAGCTGTTGAGCATGCTAAG GTTGTGGCACAAGTTACAAATCCTCCAATTGGAGGAGAACTGTCCTTTATGCCAATTGAGCAACTCATTCAAGTGGATGATGTTGTGAAACATCGAAATTCACAGTCAGGCTCAGGAACagtctaa
- the LOC129792369 gene encoding anoctamin-8 isoform X1 codes for MSGGRGEEHENLMGDADDGGCEEYVDDPAGPASGLRRRKGKIMSCAKETIENASRLIRRRVPCAGHLMTPRRLWLNKIPAQCDVVIEFPEDAPDEVLRWLLARIRSPTPNGLGLSAHVRAHDSTKRTAFYLSAPISILFRAAEEARLPKRLKSDLGGALRDFTTREKHCFAQAKVPSSGEGDDGGGTLFTSQERQWLVLQILQGLRAGIGDLEALQGKAAVAEGQSIIAAWQESGLITQVFPLHETTALTQLQSSWVRNIFAPQPLVTRNSSLLDDIAEYFGVKVALYFAWLGHYTCALGVPAVFGTLMWAGLYGRNQTAQDIGHVLFSLFNVAWASLYLEAWRRYSTELAFRWGTLSTPPELLEPPRPLYKGPLVESPVTGRLEPKEAPAWQRRAFRYLVSFPIIGLCLVLVFVVMFIMLRFQDWLDEHLPDADVWKCICMAPQDWWDGKLPEKGFLSCLSVIPKVLLAGAITLMDEAYFKLAVWLNDRENYRLQSKYENHLIAKVALFQFVNSFLSLFYIAFYLCDQDKLKEQLAGLLISRQIIGNLRESAWPYVVEQWKLAKLSFNLWGALSPTQETKTKPEDTTKPDEKSSEAGKRSIGQAEIESSLYKYDGTFSDHLEMLVQMGYVVLFSAAFPLAGLCALANNIMEIRSDAFKLAHVHQRPFGQRVANIGTWQNALSLLGLAAVIVNCALIGLSGQVSRLWPGLTSTQTVILIVALEHMMLGLRSALTWLLPELPSWLAAEIARAEHCRREMQCKGTSPRATPPSPSSTSISHPDQEENTPDPLLEQSSQEVEDIVFEPEDPNLLFRNGAPRSVTPDSPISQTSTVLIRPLLDSSTNTSGSSIQNIPSEMATGGPSACRHLKQSEISKLYEIPPYRGYSVRNSMPKKNTPAGASPTTKTASQPIQIPEIPPFRKPSTSSLSQTPPQRFSVSDVKSSPTKIPEIPPFKPRKSAEMTPPATATSTSGESPHVGVPDWARRLKVAETSPIHRSTDCIAAKELHPGTDSPEQVLKNAPSWSSVAVRTSVSSVGDVVASSSTVSSSPASGTVPKKLSGTATEEEVKAAELAAKKSRLKQSLVKRARSVAIFSLKLKERRAREAEKAAQAAVEHAKVVAQVTNPPIGGELSFMPIEQLIQVDDVVKHRNSQSGSGTV; via the exons CTTCCAGACTTATTCGTCGACGAGTGCCTTGTGCAGGACACCTGATGACGCCGCGACGTCTCTGGCTCAACAAGATTCCCGCCCAGTGCGATGTTGTGATTGAGTTTCCCGAAGATGCACCCGATGAGGTGCTTCGCTGGCTCCTGGCACGCATCCGTTCACCCACACCCAATGGTCTGGGTCTCTCAGCCCACGTGCGAGCACACGACAGTACAAAACGCACCGCATTCTACCTAAGCGCCCCCATTAGCAT ACTCTTCCGGGCGGCGGAGGAGGCTCGCCTACCGAAGCGACTAAAGAGTGACTTGGGTGGGGCCTTGCGTGACTTCACGACCCGCGAAAAGCACTGCTTTGCCCAGGCGAAAGTTCCATCCAGTGGCGAGGGTGACGATGGCGGGGGTACACTTTTCACATCCCAAGAGCGTCAGTGGCTCGTACTGCAG aTACTGCAAGGCCTACGAGCGGGAATTGGGGATTTGGAAGCGCTGCAAGGAAAAGCGGCGGTGGCGGAGGGACAGAGCATAATTGCTGCATGGCAAGAATCTGGTCTCATTACCCAAGTATTTCCACTCCATGAAACAACCGCCTTAACCCAATTGCAATCCAGTTGGGTACGTAATATTTTTGCACCACAGCCATTAG TCACGAGGAATTCCTCCCTTCTAGACGACATTGCAGAGTATTTTGGCGTGAAGGTGGCCCTCTACTTTGCCTGGTTGGGTCATTACACGTGCGCTTTGGGTGTTCCCGCCGTTTTTGGCACACTCATGTGGGCCGGGCTGTATGGACGCAATCAGACAGCCCAGGATATTGGTCATGTACTCTTCTCACTCTTCAACGTTGCCTGGGCATCGCTCTACTTGGAGGCATGGCGGAGGTATTCGACAGAGTTAGCTTTCCGCTGGGGCACCTTGTCCACCCCTCCTGAACTTCTTGAGCCTCCACGGCCGCTctataaa gGACCACTCGTGGAGAGCCCGGTTACAGGCCGTTTGGAGCCAAAGGAAGCTCCTGCATGGCAACGACGAGCCTTCCGGTATCTGGTTAGTTTCCCCATCATTGGCCTCTGCTTGGTCCTCGTCTTTGTCGTCATGTTCATAATGCTTCGGTTCCAG GATTGGCTAGATGAGCATCTTCCAGACGCTGATGTTTGGAAATGCATTTGCATGGCACCTCAG GATTGGTGGGACGGGAAGCTGCCTGAAAAAGGTTTCTTGAGCTGCCTAAGTGTGATCCCAAAAGTTCTCCTTGCCGGTGCTATCACCCTAATGGATGAGGCTTACTTCAAGCTAGCTGTGTGGCTCAATGATCGAG AAAATTATCGTCTTCAGTCCAAGTATGAGAATCATCTTATTGCCAAGGTGGCTCTCTTCCAGTTTGTCAACTCCTTCCTCTCACTCTTCTACATTGCATTCTACCTATGTGATCAGGATAAGCTTAAAGAGCAACTAGCTGGATTACTGATCTCACGGCAGATCATTGGAAATCTGAGAGAATCCGCTTGGCCGTATGTTGTTGAACAGTGGAAGCTGGCAAAGCTCAGCTTTAACCTCTGGGGTGCTCTGAGTCCAACGCAGGAAACTAAAACAAAGCCCGAAGATACAACTAAGCCTGATGAGAAAAGTTCCGAAGCAGGGAAAAGGAGTATCGGTCAGGCGGAAATTGAGAGTTCACTCTACAAATACGATGGGACATTTTCAGATCATCTAGAGATGCTCGTTCAAATGGGCTATGTGGTACTCTTTTCAGCTGCCTTTCCCCTTGCAGGGCTCTGTGCCCTGGCCAACAATATAATGGAAATCCGTTCGGATGCCTTTAAGCTCGCCCACGTTCACCAGAGACCTTTTGGGCAGCGTGTTGCAAATATCGGCACGTGGCAGAATGCTCTGAGTCTGCTGGGTTTAGCAGCTGTTATCGTTAACTGTGCCCTCATTGGGCTATCTGGTCAAGTGTCTCGCCTATGGCCGGGACTCACTTCCACACAGACGGTAATCTTGATTGTGGCACTAGAGCACATGATGCTGGGACTCAGATCTGCTCTAACATGGCTCCTACCTGAACTCCCGTCGTGGTTGGCAGCAGAAATTGCAAGAGCAGAACACTGTCGCAGGGAGATGCAGTGCAAGGGCACATCACCAAGAGCAACTCCACCGTCCCCATCTTCAACGTCCATTTCGCATCCTGATCAAGAGGAAAACACCCCTGATCCTCTACTTGAGCAATCCAGTCAGGAAGTGGAAGATATTGTCTTTGAACCCGAAGATCCCAATCTACTCTTCAGGAATGGCGCACCAAGATCTGTTACACCAGATTCGCCAATTTCCcag ACTAGTACAGTTCTCATTCGACCCCTCTTAGATAGTTCAACAAACACAAGTGGTTCATCCATTCAGAACATACCATCGGAGATGGCGACAGGTGGCCCTAG tGCATGTAGGCATTTAAAGCAATCAGAGATATCAAAACTCTATGAAATACCTCCATATCGTGGTTATTCCGTACGAAATTCAATGCCCAAGAAGAATACTCCGGCAGg TGCTTCTCCAACAACGAAGACTGCATCACAGCCAATTCAGATTCCAGAAATACCACCATTCAGGAAACCATCAACATCTTCCCTATCTCAGACACCTCCACAGCGTTTCTCAGTCTCGGATGTGAAATCCTCTCCGACGAAAATCCCAGAGATTCCACCATTTAAACCGCGGAAATCCGCCGAAATGACACCACCTGCCACGGCAACCAGCACATCAGGTGAAAGCCCACATGTTGGTGTTCCCGATTGGGCTAGACGCCTCAAAGTGGCTGAAACGTCTCCCATTCACCGGAGTACAGACTGCATTGCAGCCAAAGAACTACATCCGGGTACAGATTCCCCGGAACAAGTCCTAAAGAACGCCCCCTCGTGGAGTTCTGTGGCTGTACGAACTAGTGTAAGCAGTGTTGGTGATGTTGTGGCTAGTTCCAGTACAGTAAGTTCATCTCCAGCAAGTGGTACCGTGCCCAAGAAACTCTCCGGCACGGCGACTGAAGAAGAGGTCAAGGCTGCAGAATTGGCTGCCAAAAAGTCCCGCCTTAAGCAGAGTCTAGTCAAAAGGGCTAGATCAGTGGCGATATTCTCACTTAAGCTGAAAGAAAGGCGAGCAAGGGAAGCTGAGAAAGCCGCCCAGGCAGCTGTTGAGCATGCTAAG GTTGTGGCACAAGTTACAAATCCTCCAATTGGAGGAGAACTGTCCTTTATGCCAATTGAGCAACTCATTCAAGTGGATGATGTTGTGAAACATCGAAATTCACAGTCAGGCTCAGGAACagtctaa
- the LOC129792369 gene encoding anoctamin-8 isoform X7 encodes MSGGRGEEHENLMGDADDGGCEEYVDDPAGPASGLRRRKGKIMSCAKETIENASRLIRRRVPCAGHLMTPRRLWLNKIPAQCDVVIEFPEDAPDEVLRWLLARIRSPTPNGLGLSAHVRAHDSTKRTAFYLSAPISILFRAAEEARLPKRLKSDLGGALRDFTTREKHCFAQAKVPSSGEGDDGGGTLFTSQERQWLVLQILQGLRAGIGDLEALQGKAAVAEGQSIIAAWQESGLITQVFPLHETTALTQLQSSWVRNIFAPQPLDDIAEYFGVKVALYFAWLGHYTCALGVPAVFGTLMWAGLYGRNQTAQDIGHVLFSLFNVAWASLYLEAWRRYSTELAFRWGTLSTPPELLEPPRPLYKGPLVESPVTGRLEPKEAPAWQRRAFRYLVSFPIIGLCLVLVFVVMFIMLRFQDWWDGKLPEKGFLSCLSVIPKVLLAGAITLMDEAYFKLAVWLNDRENYRLQSKYENHLIAKVALFQFVNSFLSLFYIAFYLCDQDKLKEQLAGLLISRQIIGNLRESAWPYVVEQWKLAKLSFNLWGALSPTQETKTKPEDTTKPDEKSSEAGKRSIGQAEIESSLYKYDGTFSDHLEMLVQMGYVVLFSAAFPLAGLCALANNIMEIRSDAFKLAHVHQRPFGQRVANIGTWQNALSLLGLAAVIVNCALIGLSGQVSRLWPGLTSTQTVILIVALEHMMLGLRSALTWLLPELPSWLAAEIARAEHCRREMQCKGTSPRATPPSPSSTSISHPDQEENTPDPLLEQSSQEVEDIVFEPEDPNLLFRNGAPRSVTPDSPISQTSTVLIRPLLDSSTNTSGSSIQNIPSEMATGGPSASPTTKTASQPIQIPEIPPFRKPSTSSLSQTPPQRFSVSDVKSSPTKIPEIPPFKPRKSAEMTPPATATSTSGESPHVGVPDWARRLKVAETSPIHRSTDCIAAKELHPGTDSPEQVLKNAPSWSSVAVRTSVSSVGDVVASSSTVSSSPASGTVPKKLSGTATEEEVKAAELAAKKSRLKQSLVKRARSVAIFSLKLKERRAREAEKAAQAAVEHAKVVAQVTNPPIGGELSFMPIEQLIQVDDVVKHRNSQSGSGTV; translated from the exons CTTCCAGACTTATTCGTCGACGAGTGCCTTGTGCAGGACACCTGATGACGCCGCGACGTCTCTGGCTCAACAAGATTCCCGCCCAGTGCGATGTTGTGATTGAGTTTCCCGAAGATGCACCCGATGAGGTGCTTCGCTGGCTCCTGGCACGCATCCGTTCACCCACACCCAATGGTCTGGGTCTCTCAGCCCACGTGCGAGCACACGACAGTACAAAACGCACCGCATTCTACCTAAGCGCCCCCATTAGCAT ACTCTTCCGGGCGGCGGAGGAGGCTCGCCTACCGAAGCGACTAAAGAGTGACTTGGGTGGGGCCTTGCGTGACTTCACGACCCGCGAAAAGCACTGCTTTGCCCAGGCGAAAGTTCCATCCAGTGGCGAGGGTGACGATGGCGGGGGTACACTTTTCACATCCCAAGAGCGTCAGTGGCTCGTACTGCAG aTACTGCAAGGCCTACGAGCGGGAATTGGGGATTTGGAAGCGCTGCAAGGAAAAGCGGCGGTGGCGGAGGGACAGAGCATAATTGCTGCATGGCAAGAATCTGGTCTCATTACCCAAGTATTTCCACTCCATGAAACAACCGCCTTAACCCAATTGCAATCCAGTTGGGTACGTAATATTTTTGCACCACAGCCATTAG ACGACATTGCAGAGTATTTTGGCGTGAAGGTGGCCCTCTACTTTGCCTGGTTGGGTCATTACACGTGCGCTTTGGGTGTTCCCGCCGTTTTTGGCACACTCATGTGGGCCGGGCTGTATGGACGCAATCAGACAGCCCAGGATATTGGTCATGTACTCTTCTCACTCTTCAACGTTGCCTGGGCATCGCTCTACTTGGAGGCATGGCGGAGGTATTCGACAGAGTTAGCTTTCCGCTGGGGCACCTTGTCCACCCCTCCTGAACTTCTTGAGCCTCCACGGCCGCTctataaa gGACCACTCGTGGAGAGCCCGGTTACAGGCCGTTTGGAGCCAAAGGAAGCTCCTGCATGGCAACGACGAGCCTTCCGGTATCTGGTTAGTTTCCCCATCATTGGCCTCTGCTTGGTCCTCGTCTTTGTCGTCATGTTCATAATGCTTCGGTTCCAG GATTGGTGGGACGGGAAGCTGCCTGAAAAAGGTTTCTTGAGCTGCCTAAGTGTGATCCCAAAAGTTCTCCTTGCCGGTGCTATCACCCTAATGGATGAGGCTTACTTCAAGCTAGCTGTGTGGCTCAATGATCGAG AAAATTATCGTCTTCAGTCCAAGTATGAGAATCATCTTATTGCCAAGGTGGCTCTCTTCCAGTTTGTCAACTCCTTCCTCTCACTCTTCTACATTGCATTCTACCTATGTGATCAGGATAAGCTTAAAGAGCAACTAGCTGGATTACTGATCTCACGGCAGATCATTGGAAATCTGAGAGAATCCGCTTGGCCGTATGTTGTTGAACAGTGGAAGCTGGCAAAGCTCAGCTTTAACCTCTGGGGTGCTCTGAGTCCAACGCAGGAAACTAAAACAAAGCCCGAAGATACAACTAAGCCTGATGAGAAAAGTTCCGAAGCAGGGAAAAGGAGTATCGGTCAGGCGGAAATTGAGAGTTCACTCTACAAATACGATGGGACATTTTCAGATCATCTAGAGATGCTCGTTCAAATGGGCTATGTGGTACTCTTTTCAGCTGCCTTTCCCCTTGCAGGGCTCTGTGCCCTGGCCAACAATATAATGGAAATCCGTTCGGATGCCTTTAAGCTCGCCCACGTTCACCAGAGACCTTTTGGGCAGCGTGTTGCAAATATCGGCACGTGGCAGAATGCTCTGAGTCTGCTGGGTTTAGCAGCTGTTATCGTTAACTGTGCCCTCATTGGGCTATCTGGTCAAGTGTCTCGCCTATGGCCGGGACTCACTTCCACACAGACGGTAATCTTGATTGTGGCACTAGAGCACATGATGCTGGGACTCAGATCTGCTCTAACATGGCTCCTACCTGAACTCCCGTCGTGGTTGGCAGCAGAAATTGCAAGAGCAGAACACTGTCGCAGGGAGATGCAGTGCAAGGGCACATCACCAAGAGCAACTCCACCGTCCCCATCTTCAACGTCCATTTCGCATCCTGATCAAGAGGAAAACACCCCTGATCCTCTACTTGAGCAATCCAGTCAGGAAGTGGAAGATATTGTCTTTGAACCCGAAGATCCCAATCTACTCTTCAGGAATGGCGCACCAAGATCTGTTACACCAGATTCGCCAATTTCCcag ACTAGTACAGTTCTCATTCGACCCCTCTTAGATAGTTCAACAAACACAAGTGGTTCATCCATTCAGAACATACCATCGGAGATGGCGACAGGTGGCCCTAG TGCTTCTCCAACAACGAAGACTGCATCACAGCCAATTCAGATTCCAGAAATACCACCATTCAGGAAACCATCAACATCTTCCCTATCTCAGACACCTCCACAGCGTTTCTCAGTCTCGGATGTGAAATCCTCTCCGACGAAAATCCCAGAGATTCCACCATTTAAACCGCGGAAATCCGCCGAAATGACACCACCTGCCACGGCAACCAGCACATCAGGTGAAAGCCCACATGTTGGTGTTCCCGATTGGGCTAGACGCCTCAAAGTGGCTGAAACGTCTCCCATTCACCGGAGTACAGACTGCATTGCAGCCAAAGAACTACATCCGGGTACAGATTCCCCGGAACAAGTCCTAAAGAACGCCCCCTCGTGGAGTTCTGTGGCTGTACGAACTAGTGTAAGCAGTGTTGGTGATGTTGTGGCTAGTTCCAGTACAGTAAGTTCATCTCCAGCAAGTGGTACCGTGCCCAAGAAACTCTCCGGCACGGCGACTGAAGAAGAGGTCAAGGCTGCAGAATTGGCTGCCAAAAAGTCCCGCCTTAAGCAGAGTCTAGTCAAAAGGGCTAGATCAGTGGCGATATTCTCACTTAAGCTGAAAGAAAGGCGAGCAAGGGAAGCTGAGAAAGCCGCCCAGGCAGCTGTTGAGCATGCTAAG GTTGTGGCACAAGTTACAAATCCTCCAATTGGAGGAGAACTGTCCTTTATGCCAATTGAGCAACTCATTCAAGTGGATGATGTTGTGAAACATCGAAATTCACAGTCAGGCTCAGGAACagtctaa